One genomic window of Halovivax cerinus includes the following:
- a CDS encoding bacterio-opsin activator domain-containing protein produces the protein MTTQGLTDALRETVDAFDGRAEPLSTSEVASRLDLGRRATYERLERLADRDVVQTKKVGASARVWWREVDGGDGQPSSISGTETLANGRGISIQFDEFVDAVTEYAIFALDPNGFVESWNDGAERIKGFESDDIVGTHFETFYTDEAVAEGVPERNLQAARRLGSIEDEGWRCRADGTRFWANVTITAIRDDDGTLTGFTKVTRDMTDRRAYERRLEDHADLVERQRDELERELDAVFDRVSDGVYGLDDEDRLTYVNDRAKAILDVDEDDIGDRLVTATETSKQFGSALETARATQEPVVDEERSHTTGVWYEYTIYPSDSGVSVYTRDVTARKRKERRLRKRVEQQNVVATIARRALEMHDVDELLDDVTTLVAETLDTEYCKVLDLDEDGEELQLCEGVGWDDGLVGETAVSATEDDSQAAYTLRTEEPVVVEDLREETRFSGPALLTDHDVAGGISVVIGPTEEPWGIFGVHDTERRSVDETDTNFVRTVASILASAIDRDERERELVDQRERLEALNGLNEVVRELTDAVIDQSTRREIEQTVVERLAAAESYEFAWVGTAGIDSKTVSMRAEAGIEGYLDDVTISTDPADERSRGPTGRAFRTGELQVTRNAQEDDRYDPWQDTAEAYDFQASAAIPIVHEDTVYGVLNVYTDRPTAFTAQERAVVAQLGEVIGHAIAATERKRALVSDEVVEIEFHVPDAFGQLDAAIGMDGTARIDHVTQVSESDFHLYGTVTPDAVDDLERLSETTETWADLTIRETGDSIQFSARLTEPTILSVIASRGGYVDEAILEDGEIGLTVQLSPHTDIRAFVDAMTDIYPQIDLLSRRQFTRDGSLAADGHHPLDSLTEQQRSSIEAAYFRGFFEWPRLASGEDVADSLDIAPSTFHQHLRKAESKLVEAALRNPR, from the coding sequence ATGACGACACAGGGATTGACGGACGCACTCCGGGAGACGGTCGACGCGTTCGACGGTCGCGCCGAACCGCTCTCGACGTCGGAGGTCGCTTCTCGGCTCGACCTGGGACGTCGGGCCACGTACGAACGCCTCGAGCGGCTCGCCGATCGAGACGTCGTCCAGACGAAGAAGGTGGGCGCGAGCGCCCGGGTCTGGTGGCGCGAGGTCGACGGCGGCGACGGCCAACCCTCGTCGATATCCGGCACTGAAACGCTGGCGAACGGACGAGGTATCTCGATCCAGTTCGACGAATTCGTCGACGCCGTTACCGAGTACGCGATCTTCGCCCTCGATCCGAACGGATTCGTCGAAAGCTGGAACGACGGCGCCGAACGAATCAAGGGGTTCGAATCGGACGATATCGTGGGGACGCACTTCGAGACGTTCTACACCGACGAAGCAGTCGCCGAGGGGGTGCCGGAACGAAACCTGCAGGCCGCGAGGCGACTGGGGTCGATCGAAGACGAGGGGTGGCGCTGTCGGGCCGACGGAACCCGGTTCTGGGCGAACGTGACGATCACGGCGATCCGAGACGACGACGGGACCCTCACGGGATTTACGAAAGTGACGCGCGACATGACCGATCGACGCGCGTACGAACGTCGTCTCGAAGATCACGCCGATCTCGTCGAACGACAGCGCGACGAGCTGGAGCGAGAGCTCGACGCCGTCTTCGATCGGGTCTCGGACGGCGTCTACGGCCTGGACGACGAAGACAGACTCACGTACGTAAACGATCGTGCGAAGGCGATACTCGACGTCGACGAGGACGACATCGGCGACCGACTCGTCACGGCCACCGAGACGTCGAAGCAGTTCGGATCGGCACTCGAGACGGCTCGAGCCACACAGGAACCCGTCGTCGACGAGGAGCGAAGCCACACGACCGGGGTCTGGTACGAGTACACGATCTACCCCTCCGATTCGGGCGTCTCCGTCTACACGCGCGACGTCACGGCTCGCAAGCGAAAAGAACGCCGACTCAGAAAACGCGTCGAGCAACAAAACGTAGTAGCGACGATCGCCCGTCGAGCACTCGAGATGCACGACGTGGACGAACTGCTCGACGACGTGACGACACTCGTCGCCGAGACGCTCGACACCGAGTACTGCAAGGTGCTCGATCTGGACGAGGACGGCGAGGAGCTCCAGTTGTGCGAGGGGGTCGGCTGGGACGACGGGCTCGTGGGCGAGACGGCGGTCTCGGCGACCGAGGACGACTCGCAGGCAGCCTACACGCTCCGGACCGAGGAACCGGTCGTGGTCGAGGACCTCCGCGAGGAGACCCGGTTCAGCGGGCCGGCGCTCCTCACCGATCACGACGTCGCAGGCGGGATCAGCGTCGTCATCGGGCCGACGGAGGAGCCGTGGGGTATCTTCGGCGTCCACGACACCGAGCGCCGGTCGGTCGACGAGACCGACACGAACTTCGTCCGAACCGTCGCGTCCATCCTCGCGTCGGCGATCGACCGGGACGAGCGTGAACGCGAACTCGTCGACCAGCGCGAACGGCTCGAAGCGCTCAACGGGCTGAACGAGGTCGTCCGAGAACTCACCGACGCGGTGATCGACCAGTCGACGCGCCGGGAGATAGAACAGACGGTCGTCGAGCGCCTCGCGGCCGCCGAAAGCTACGAATTTGCCTGGGTGGGAACGGCGGGGATCGACTCGAAAACCGTCTCGATGCGTGCTGAGGCCGGTATCGAGGGCTACCTCGACGACGTTACCATCTCGACCGACCCAGCCGACGAACGAAGTCGTGGACCGACCGGTCGCGCGTTCAGAACCGGCGAGCTCCAGGTTACCCGGAACGCACAGGAGGACGATCGGTACGATCCTTGGCAAGACACAGCCGAAGCCTACGATTTCCAGGCTTCCGCAGCCATCCCCATCGTTCACGAGGACACCGTCTACGGCGTTCTCAACGTCTACACCGATCGGCCGACCGCCTTCACCGCTCAGGAGCGTGCGGTCGTCGCCCAGCTCGGCGAGGTGATCGGTCACGCGATCGCTGCGACTGAACGCAAACGAGCGCTCGTGAGCGACGAAGTGGTCGAGATCGAGTTCCACGTCCCGGACGCCTTCGGCCAGCTGGATGCAGCCATCGGGATGGACGGCACCGCCCGGATCGACCACGTCACGCAGGTGTCGGAATCGGATTTCCATCTCTACGGAACGGTGACCCCGGACGCCGTCGACGATCTCGAACGACTCAGCGAGACGACGGAGACCTGGGCGGACCTGACGATTCGAGAGACGGGCGATTCGATCCAGTTTTCGGCACGGCTCACGGAGCCGACGATTCTCTCGGTGATCGCCTCCCGGGGCGGGTACGTCGACGAGGCGATCCTCGAAGACGGAGAGATCGGACTGACGGTCCAGCTCTCGCCCCACACGGATATCAGGGCGTTCGTCGATGCGATGACCGACATCTACCCGCAGATCGATTTGCTCTCCCGGAGGCAGTTCACGCGAGACGGATCACTCGCAGCGGACGGGCACCACCCGCTCGACTCGCTCACCGAGCAACAGCGATCGAGCATCGAGGCCGCCTACTTCCGCGGGTTCTTCGAGTGGCCGCGACTGGCCTCCGGCGAGGACGTCGCCGACTCGCTCGACATCGCCCCGTCGACGTTCCACCAGCACCTCCGGAAGGCCGAGTCGAAACTCGTCGAAGCGGCACTCAGGAACCCGCGGTGA
- a CDS encoding GNAT family N-acetyltransferase, translated as MNVRPLRADEIDRLIDDCWLPFAREMADLDAYNELAEDVRADARSYRQAKLSDESTATFVATVDDELAGYVRVTADQSPPVFARGPEATVGEVSVAPSHRGDSLATALLDRAESWAEDRGCEYATLSVNERNESARAVYDAREYSVRRYKVDKRLGP; from the coding sequence ATGAACGTTCGCCCGCTCCGTGCCGACGAGATCGATCGACTGATCGACGACTGCTGGCTGCCGTTCGCCCGTGAGATGGCCGACCTCGACGCGTACAACGAACTCGCCGAAGACGTCAGGGCGGACGCGCGGTCGTACCGGCAGGCGAAGCTGTCGGATGAGTCGACCGCCACCTTCGTCGCGACGGTCGACGACGAGCTGGCCGGATACGTGCGGGTGACGGCCGATCAGTCTCCGCCCGTGTTCGCTCGCGGGCCCGAAGCGACCGTCGGGGAAGTGTCCGTCGCGCCGTCGCATCGTGGCGACAGTCTCGCGACGGCACTCCTCGATCGAGCCGAGTCGTGGGCCGAGGACCGCGGCTGTGAGTACGCTACGTTGTCGGTCAACGAACGGAACGAGTCCGCACGGGCCGTGTACGATGCACGCGAGTACAGCGTCCGTCGGTACAAGGTGGACAAACGCCTCGGCCCCTGA
- the paaC gene encoding 1,2-phenylacetyl-CoA epoxidase subunit PaaC, with translation MAATEIELTPDQRLALETELRALADDEFVLAERYVEWQVHAPTLESDLALANIAQDELGHARLWYDLLEELGYDETDLLWERAPETFRHATLAELPFPEGEWADAIVRSYLFDVAEELRLEALAESAYPAIADRVGKIQREEDYHVEHAENWLERLADGDDGSDHLQDAVDRLFPHALAIFVPAEPVPFGAETVSADGSGAEPYTDGDALPDAATVEETIVEEGYRTETLATLGERWLDRVVPTLESYGLRTPVPADGDITDELVPAACGRNGRHTDDWDALYDDFTHTYRELGRDEATLIMDRPE, from the coding sequence ATGGCAGCCACCGAGATCGAACTCACGCCGGACCAGCGTCTCGCACTCGAAACCGAACTGCGCGCACTCGCCGACGACGAGTTCGTCCTCGCCGAACGATACGTAGAGTGGCAGGTCCACGCCCCGACGCTCGAATCCGACCTCGCACTCGCGAACATCGCCCAGGACGAACTGGGACACGCCCGCCTCTGGTACGATCTGCTAGAGGAACTGGGCTACGACGAGACCGACCTCCTCTGGGAACGCGCCCCCGAGACCTTTCGGCACGCGACGCTGGCGGAACTCCCGTTCCCGGAGGGGGAGTGGGCCGACGCGATCGTTCGCTCGTACCTGTTCGACGTGGCCGAGGAGCTCCGCCTCGAGGCCCTCGCGGAGTCGGCCTATCCGGCTATCGCGGACCGCGTAGGCAAGATCCAGCGCGAGGAGGACTACCACGTCGAGCACGCCGAGAACTGGCTCGAACGGCTGGCCGATGGGGACGACGGCTCCGACCACCTCCAGGACGCCGTCGACCGACTCTTCCCGCACGCGCTGGCCATCTTCGTCCCGGCCGAGCCCGTCCCGTTCGGAGCCGAGACGGTCAGCGCGGACGGCTCGGGAGCCGAACCCTACACCGACGGAGACGCGCTCCCCGACGCCGCGACCGTCGAAGAAACGATCGTCGAGGAGGGCTACCGGACCGAGACGCTCGCCACGCTCGGGGAGCGCTGGCTCGATCGCGTCGTCCCGACGCTCGAATCGTACGGCCTGCGAACGCCAGTGCCGGCCGACGGCGACATCACGGACGAGCTCGTCCCAGCCGCGTGCGGTCGAAACGGACGTCACACCGACGACTGGGACGCACTCTACGACGACTTCACGCACACGTATCGCGAACTCGGCCGTGACGAGGCGACGCTGATCATGGACCGGCCCGAGTGA
- a CDS encoding LLM class flavin-dependent oxidoreductase — translation MQLGTGLFTGQRRPDDERTTSERYDEILDLTAHIEDVGIDSAWVSEHHFLEDEYLSGTLPTLGAMAAVTDEIEIGSCVALGPLYDPIHLAEDAATVDLLSGGRSTLGLAIGSHPTEFDVFGVPLEERADRLADLVFFLDGAWSEGDLGYDSDFHDVPTDVSITPKPDDGHVPLMLGGAAKPAVRRAARTAEGWCAPSSLSIEDVRKRVEDIRNVREAEDIDGDFTIYVLQHGWVGDSCEEAWEAMRDGYLFIQRRYAEIFSGEPVDSLDEERIQELKEQAIFGTPEQVTEELDAYREALGDDIHFIFRTYHPGTDTEAMRECMTRLGEEVAPQLR, via the coding sequence ATGCAACTCGGGACCGGACTCTTCACCGGCCAGCGCCGACCCGACGACGAGCGAACGACGAGCGAGCGCTACGACGAGATTCTCGACCTCACCGCCCACATCGAGGACGTCGGGATCGACAGCGCGTGGGTCTCCGAACACCACTTCCTGGAGGACGAGTACCTCTCCGGGACGTTGCCGACGCTGGGCGCGATGGCGGCGGTAACTGACGAGATAGAGATCGGTTCCTGCGTGGCGCTCGGACCGCTGTACGATCCGATCCACCTCGCCGAGGACGCCGCGACGGTCGATCTCCTCTCGGGTGGCCGGAGTACGCTCGGACTCGCGATCGGATCGCATCCGACGGAGTTCGACGTCTTCGGCGTTCCCCTGGAGGAACGCGCCGACCGGCTGGCCGATCTCGTATTCTTCCTCGATGGCGCCTGGAGCGAGGGTGACCTCGGCTACGACTCCGACTTCCACGACGTGCCAACCGACGTCTCGATCACGCCAAAACCTGACGACGGACACGTCCCCCTGATGCTCGGTGGGGCGGCAAAACCCGCGGTTCGCCGGGCGGCCAGAACTGCCGAGGGCTGGTGCGCTCCGTCCTCGCTGTCGATCGAGGACGTTCGCAAGCGCGTCGAGGACATCAGGAACGTCCGCGAGGCCGAGGACATCGACGGCGACTTTACGATCTACGTCCTCCAGCACGGGTGGGTCGGCGACTCCTGCGAGGAGGCGTGGGAGGCGATGCGAGACGGCTACCTGTTCATCCAGCGTCGCTACGCCGAGATCTTCTCCGGCGAACCCGTCGACTCGCTGGACGAGGAGCGAATTCAGGAACTCAAAGAACAGGCCATCTTCGGGACGCCCGAGCAGGTGACCGAGGAACTGGACGCCTACCGGGAGGCCCTCGGCGACGATATCCACTTCATCTTCCGGACGTACCACCCCGGAACCGATACCGAGGCGATGCGGGAATGTATGACCCGTCTTGGTGAGGAGGTCGCGCCGCAACTGCGATAA
- a CDS encoding SAM-dependent methyltransferase: MTPTTQSAARAVSDDPVDIYVIGLGMVAIRQLTNEAEAAIDKSQVLFTVDYHTEMLERYVGDRVDELVDLTEEYTEGEHRIETYERMAQRVIDRAGEIDGPVAFALYGHPLVFVTPSQWVTERATEAGLRVEVQPGISSMDCLYCDLGLDPSRNGIQMFEATDLLLREFELNSNVPAMIWQVGSVEAVQYSERTGNEPARFTRLREYLERFYPPDHEVTIVQTATYPITDSKLLRFELQAFESMADEINPIQTLYVPPVAEKSVQNRELQETIESAEHLEFITRDEDPAEAR; encoded by the coding sequence GTGACGCCAACTACCCAATCAGCGGCGAGAGCGGTGAGCGACGATCCGGTCGACATCTACGTCATCGGACTGGGGATGGTCGCGATCAGGCAACTGACGAACGAGGCCGAGGCGGCTATCGACAAGTCGCAGGTGTTGTTCACGGTCGACTACCACACCGAGATGCTCGAACGGTACGTCGGCGACCGGGTGGACGAACTCGTCGACCTCACCGAGGAGTACACGGAGGGAGAGCATCGCATCGAGACCTACGAGCGGATGGCACAGCGGGTGATCGACCGTGCCGGAGAGATCGATGGGCCGGTCGCGTTCGCCCTGTACGGACACCCGCTCGTCTTCGTCACGCCGAGTCAGTGGGTGACCGAGCGAGCCACTGAAGCCGGGCTGAGAGTCGAAGTGCAACCGGGTATCTCCTCGATGGACTGCCTCTACTGCGATCTCGGGCTGGATCCGTCTCGAAACGGAATCCAGATGTTCGAGGCGACCGACCTCCTGCTCCGTGAATTCGAGCTCAACTCGAACGTCCCGGCGATGATCTGGCAAGTCGGCTCGGTCGAGGCCGTTCAGTACTCTGAGCGCACCGGAAACGAACCGGCCCGATTCACGCGGCTTCGAGAGTACTTGGAGCGGTTCTATCCGCCCGATCACGAGGTAACGATCGTCCAGACTGCCACGTACCCGATCACCGACTCGAAGCTGTTGCGGTTCGAGCTCCAGGCGTTCGAATCCATGGCCGACGAGATCAACCCCATACAGACGCTGTACGTCCCTCCGGTGGCGGAAAAATCCGTACAGAACCGGGAGTTACAGGAGACGATCGAGTCCGCAGAGCACCTGGAGTTCATCACCCGCGACGAGGATCCGGCCGAGGCGCGCTGA
- a CDS encoding Os1348 family NHLP clan protein, with protein sequence MSATATAQDAVYQTLTDESYLNAFQTDPEAALEGYDLTAEETEALTSGDDLTVKTVAGDEGDVNRADVSVTIIVRIR encoded by the coding sequence ATGTCCGCGACTGCCACGGCCCAAGACGCCGTCTACCAAACGTTGACCGACGAATCGTATTTGAACGCGTTCCAGACCGACCCCGAGGCTGCACTCGAGGGGTACGACCTCACAGCGGAGGAAACAGAGGCGCTTACGAGCGGCGACGACCTCACCGTGAAGACCGTCGCAGGCGACGAGGGTGACGTCAACCGAGCCGACGTCTCAGTGACGATCATCGTTCGGATTCGCTAA
- a CDS encoding thiamine pyrophosphate-binding protein, which produces MTRTTEALVETLDDLDVEYIFGYPGGRVIELLDEVPDSSITLVRPRDEREASVMAEVHGRLTQTPGVLAGQGPWIGSLGAIGQMEGRLASSPMVAITEASERGEYSTLAPYQQSRGDYGGLDLPNILDSITKEHWFPRTPTETIRSLQLAFKHAVAGRPGPTAVILDGDAVHEEVPEDPTPPVWDADEQVRTWKAAPAVDDLDDAADALADADRPVIIAGNGVHAAQAYDELQATAEAYDAVVVTSYLGKSTIPETHELAGGVIGSFSHEGANQLVSDADVLCVVGCRLNPMDTNWQAPGFIRPDEQTIVHADIDARNAGWVYPADVGLIGDATHALAGLETRAGKDAGADSEAARDRAASAREDFHAPACESDASPIKPQRAIKEIEAVVDAGTIVTADSGNNRFWLLNYLQTPGVRTYFGSGGVGGMGWSVPAGVSAALTTDRDVISVAGDGGFAMTMNSVETAVEYGVAPTFVVLNDTSLGMVRQMQDEDGDIAGVEFHDTDFVRVAEAFGAVGDRVTAPDDLASALVAAKERRDVPTVIDVRIDRDEEMEAHLTSSFYEAVGGLHE; this is translated from the coding sequence ATGACGCGAACGACCGAGGCGCTCGTCGAGACGCTCGACGACCTCGACGTCGAGTACATCTTCGGGTACCCCGGCGGCCGGGTCATCGAACTGCTCGACGAAGTTCCCGACTCCTCGATCACGCTCGTTCGACCGCGCGACGAACGCGAGGCCAGCGTCATGGCCGAAGTACACGGACGTCTCACGCAGACACCGGGCGTGTTGGCCGGACAGGGCCCGTGGATCGGCAGCCTCGGGGCGATCGGACAGATGGAGGGCCGACTTGCCTCGTCACCGATGGTGGCCATCACGGAAGCCTCCGAACGTGGCGAGTACTCCACGCTCGCGCCCTACCAGCAATCGCGCGGCGACTACGGCGGGCTCGACCTGCCAAACATCCTCGACTCGATCACCAAGGAACACTGGTTCCCCCGGACGCCGACGGAGACCATCCGCAGCCTCCAGCTCGCGTTCAAACACGCAGTCGCCGGTCGACCGGGACCGACGGCCGTCATCCTGGACGGCGACGCCGTCCACGAAGAGGTGCCCGAGGATCCAACGCCACCCGTCTGGGACGCCGACGAACAGGTTCGGACGTGGAAAGCGGCTCCCGCCGTGGACGATTTGGACGACGCGGCCGACGCGCTCGCCGACGCGGACCGACCGGTCATCATTGCCGGCAACGGCGTCCACGCGGCCCAGGCCTACGACGAGCTGCAGGCGACCGCCGAGGCCTACGACGCCGTCGTCGTCACCTCCTACCTCGGCAAGTCGACGATTCCCGAGACGCACGAACTCGCCGGCGGCGTCATCGGCTCGTTCAGCCACGAGGGGGCGAACCAGCTCGTCAGCGACGCGGACGTCCTCTGCGTCGTCGGCTGTCGGCTCAACCCGATGGACACCAACTGGCAGGCACCCGGCTTCATCCGCCCGGACGAACAGACGATCGTCCACGCCGACATCGACGCGCGCAACGCCGGCTGGGTCTACCCAGCGGACGTCGGTCTGATCGGCGACGCAACCCACGCACTCGCCGGGCTCGAAACGCGCGCCGGTAAGGACGCCGGCGCAGACTCCGAGGCGGCGCGAGACCGGGCGGCCAGCGCACGCGAAGACTTCCACGCCCCTGCCTGCGAGTCCGACGCTTCACCGATCAAACCCCAGCGGGCGATCAAAGAGATCGAGGCCGTCGTCGACGCCGGAACGATCGTTACCGCCGACTCCGGGAACAACCGGTTCTGGCTGCTCAACTACCTGCAGACGCCCGGCGTCCGCACCTACTTCGGCAGCGGCGGCGTCGGCGGCATGGGCTGGTCCGTGCCCGCCGGTGTCAGCGCCGCGCTGACCACCGACCGTGACGTCATCTCCGTCGCCGGCGACGGCGGCTTCGCCATGACCATGAACTCCGTCGAGACCGCCGTCGAGTACGGCGTCGCCCCGACGTTCGTCGTCCTGAACGATACAAGCCTCGGTATGGTTCGGCAGATGCAGGACGAGGACGGCGACATCGCCGGCGTCGAGTTCCACGACACCGACTTCGTGCGAGTCGCGGAGGCCTTCGGCGCTGTCGGCGACCGTGTCACTGCGCCGGACGACCTCGCGTCGGCGCTCGTCGCCGCGAAAGAACGCCGCGACGTACCGACCGTTATCGACGTACGCATCGATCGCGACGAGGAGATGGAAGCACACCTCACCTCGTCGTTCTACGAGGCGGTCGGCGGACTCCACGAGTAA
- a CDS encoding M24 family metallopeptidase yields the protein MTFHERGFMEGTLGTQAVDWEGRIDTQRLREERKQRALERLQETDLGAMLLLSDPNIRYVTGLAMTGGSGADHYTLLTEDGDVVHWDTADHASNQRANCPWLQDIRYACPGLGNVPRASGSDSARRFLISTMVETVTTAMDEYGVANEKLGLDVGNSGLVSGFEDTGVEVDVATCNAVMEDARKIKTEDEIEALRMVAAICEAGFQTITETATPGMRENEVWGEAVGELWRHGAFVGGGYLTSGPNTWPKHQANTTDRMIRPGDLVYADMYNIGYLGYRSCYYRTFSMGEPTQAQQDAYETARDNLYDVLERIEPGATTDEIAQGFPDMEGEHADFYDADEHWQMTTNHWAHGLGLQLYEVPLIWRGLSPDHPIEIEEGMTMAVETQEPADRQGVRVEEMVVVRENGVEILSQWPVEEITTIDY from the coding sequence ATGACGTTTCACGAACGCGGCTTCATGGAAGGGACGCTGGGAACGCAGGCGGTCGACTGGGAAGGCCGTATCGACACCCAGCGGCTGCGCGAGGAGCGAAAACAGCGCGCCCTGGAGCGCCTGCAGGAGACGGACCTCGGCGCGATGCTCTTGCTCTCTGATCCGAACATCCGCTACGTCACCGGCCTCGCGATGACCGGCGGCAGTGGCGCCGATCACTACACCTTGCTGACCGAGGACGGTGACGTGGTCCACTGGGATACGGCCGACCACGCGAGCAACCAGCGCGCGAACTGCCCGTGGCTGCAGGACATCCGGTACGCCTGTCCCGGCCTGGGGAACGTCCCGCGCGCGTCGGGCAGCGACTCTGCGCGTCGCTTCCTGATCTCGACGATGGTCGAGACGGTGACGACGGCCATGGACGAGTACGGCGTCGCGAACGAGAAACTCGGCCTCGACGTCGGCAACTCGGGACTGGTCTCCGGGTTCGAGGACACCGGTGTCGAGGTCGACGTCGCGACGTGTAACGCCGTGATGGAGGACGCTCGCAAGATCAAGACGGAGGACGAGATAGAGGCGTTGCGGATGGTCGCGGCGATCTGTGAGGCCGGCTTCCAGACGATTACGGAGACCGCGACGCCCGGCATGCGCGAGAACGAGGTCTGGGGCGAGGCCGTGGGCGAACTCTGGCGCCACGGCGCGTTCGTCGGCGGCGGGTACCTCACCTCAGGCCCGAACACCTGGCCGAAACACCAGGCGAACACGACTGATCGGATGATCCGCCCCGGCGATCTGGTCTACGCCGACATGTACAACATCGGCTATCTCGGCTACCGTTCGTGTTACTACCGCACGTTCTCCATGGGCGAACCGACCCAGGCCCAGCAAGACGCCTACGAGACCGCGCGCGACAACCTCTACGACGTCCTCGAACGGATCGAGCCCGGCGCGACGACGGACGAGATCGCGCAGGGCTTCCCGGACATGGAGGGCGAGCACGCCGACTTCTACGACGCCGACGAGCACTGGCAGATGACCACCAACCACTGGGCCCACGGCCTCGGGCTTCAGCTCTACGAGGTTCCGCTCATCTGGCGCGGCCTCTCGCCAGACCACCCGATCGAGATCGAGGAGGGCATGACGATGGCCGTCGAGACGCAGGAACCCGCCGATCGGCAGGGCGTCCGCGTCGAGGAGATGGTCGTCGTTCGCGAGAACGGCGTCGAGATCCTGAGCCAGTGGCCCGTCGAGGAGATCACGACGATCGACTACTGA
- the paaE gene encoding 1,2-phenylacetyl-CoA epoxidase subunit PaaE: MRRFDPSVTTSGDESGAECPYCGSTETEREHPKGPSLCRSMHFCTACEQPFEKFE, from the coding sequence ATGAGACGATTCGATCCGAGTGTGACGACGAGCGGGGACGAGTCGGGCGCCGAGTGCCCCTACTGCGGTTCGACGGAGACCGAGCGCGAGCACCCGAAAGGGCCGTCGCTCTGTCGCTCGATGCACTTCTGTACCGCGTGCGAGCAGCCGTTCGAGAAGTTCGAGTAA
- the paaD gene encoding 1,2-phenylacetyl-CoA epoxidase subunit PaaD codes for MPSETQPETDATPCAYTEYREGPVVDDLPATGAGATGTEAEVWDALYAVEDPEMPVSIVDLGLIYDVGVDDGLARVDMTLTYSGCPARDMLQTDVREAVAAVDGVDDVDINLVWSPEWSVGLVTEAGKADLREFGLSI; via the coding sequence ATGCCATCCGAAACACAACCAGAGACCGACGCCACACCCTGTGCGTACACCGAGTACCGCGAGGGGCCGGTCGTCGACGACCTGCCCGCGACCGGCGCGGGCGCCACGGGGACCGAGGCGGAAGTCTGGGACGCCCTCTACGCGGTCGAAGACCCGGAGATGCCCGTCAGCATCGTCGATCTGGGTCTCATCTACGACGTCGGCGTCGACGACGGGCTCGCGCGCGTCGACATGACCCTGACGTACAGCGGCTGTCCGGCCCGCGATATGCTCCAGACCGACGTTCGCGAGGCAGTCGCAGCCGTCGACGGCGTCGACGACGTCGACATCAACCTCGTCTGGAGCCCCGAATGGTCGGTCGGACTCGTCACCGAGGCCGGCAAGGCGGATCTTCGGGAGTTCGGGCTGAGCATCTGA
- a CDS encoding PaaI family thioesterase gives MDPQAFFEGMPFASLLGIEVTECADGHAEGHLEMTDDLSWNEDRLMAHGGVTFTLADTVGGAALVSLVDQPVPTIDMRIDYLSAGTGDLYAEADVVRQGGDVGVVDVDVYAADDDAHVADARGVYKTG, from the coding sequence ATGGATCCGCAAGCGTTCTTCGAGGGAATGCCCTTCGCATCGTTACTCGGGATCGAAGTCACCGAGTGTGCCGACGGTCACGCCGAAGGGCACCTGGAGATGACCGACGATCTCTCCTGGAACGAGGATCGACTCATGGCCCACGGCGGGGTCACGTTCACGCTCGCCGACACCGTCGGCGGCGCGGCACTCGTCTCGCTCGTCGACCAGCCGGTGCCGACGATCGACATGCGAATCGACTACCTGAGCGCAGGGACAGGTGACCTCTACGCGGAAGCCGACGTCGTCCGTCAGGGCGGCGACGTGGGCGTCGTCGACGTCGATGTCTACGCGGCCGACGACGATGCGCACGTTGCCGACGCCAGGGGCGTCTACAAGACCGGGTAA
- a CDS encoding DUF7344 domain-containing protein, translated as MTQAYPHPTIELTEQNDLTDSERYRLLSSERRRRVLAILANQTGPISCDELAGMLVAEVRGSDASEDVRRDVAISLHHSDLPMLDDLGVATYDPTANVVVRDGR; from the coding sequence ATGACACAGGCATACCCGCACCCCACGATCGAACTGACCGAACAGAACGACCTGACCGACAGCGAACGATACCGGCTGCTCTCGTCGGAGCGTCGGCGCCGCGTTCTGGCAATTCTCGCGAATCAAACCGGTCCGATCTCGTGTGACGAACTCGCCGGGATGCTCGTCGCCGAGGTGCGCGGGAGCGACGCGAGCGAGGACGTCCGTCGTGACGTCGCCATCTCGCTTCACCACTCGGATCTGCCGATGCTCGACGACCTCGGAGTCGCCACGTACGATCCCACGGCGAACGTCGTCGTCCGCGATGGACGCTGA